The genomic segment tacaaaaaatataaaatcttcaaaaactaaaaaaacatctatttttcaaactacaaacaatatcgccttccagaactacgtgatccttgattctccatcaaaagtggagatacgtaggagcaaggccagtccttgtcaggctcactctcccaaaaatccaaaatttatccgaaacaatttctcaatcaattttcaaacaagtttctcaaacagttttctaaaagaactacgtaaccctgatttctcattctgcatgagaatacgtaggagcaaggtcaatccttgtcgggcccaaaaagctaaaaaataattgtttgttttctttagcgttttattttaaggggaagttaaatactttgaaaaccacatccacattcgcacatttagttaaaggtactgccttagggcaggcgttgtagggtgctaataccttccctacacgtaaccgactcccgaaccaagaatctggttctatttgaccatgccttatcattttatggtttttccgtagttttccagaataaactatggtggcgactccaaaatctctttttcaaaattaataatttattcttttttattggatcgtcgtcccgtcgcgattccggttgcgacagatggcgactccactggggatcaccagagagtcaggccatttaattagatgtgcgaattcaatgtggtttttctttgtgttcttcttcccttttttctttatccttatttgatatttgtcataattgtatgtgtgtttgttttgattatattgaaccctagggtagaaaaacatgttatatctgcctgggaattttctggttgttttgcaggtgagggtttggggtgtacaattgcattctcccttcacacacacacaatatgcatatcatgagtggggccctatacccgggtctgagcgcaacttagaaatagaggggttgtgtagcggtgtcatttgggacatacttcctgtttggctatcgtgagaaccccagccagagtctgttctcttcatttgtgtctccacatctagttgattactctgactgttgtggagaaacagtgaaaagagccatagctctggtggcctgatttaagcattagggagctatccttgtgaatgcatatatttggccttagaacttcagtcatccaacctttgataaggcacaaaagggagaaatgtgtattcttataaccctcatgttcgcttaataaaaatcacgcaccttgtacatacCTCTTTatccgttttttttttctttttactttttccttctttcttagctcatgtttttttttatagtcttgtcacgttttgtggattctagtcaaaaattataaagttgtgattaaggccttaagctaaaaaaggggaattaacatggaattttgagtcaagAGGTATTCGAGTTCATACATTTTGACGAAAAGATGCACGTCGAGTAAAGGAGGATAATATTGGTGTATAAGATTTTGTTGAGtctgttagaggtggaggtccaaacatcagaaattactactttagcccagtactatgatccaccactaaggtgcttcactttccaagatttccaactagtgccaccagtggaagaattcgagcaagtcttaaatatggaaaagactCCATACAGCTACCTTGAGCAGTATATACTTATCTTGCAGTTAGCGAGGATAAGGAAAGTACACCCAATGAAGTTGGAAAGCgagttcacaatcaagggcaaagtgaggggccttcctcaaagatacttataggaatacctacatcgtttggcttaagaggaaaattgggaaatgtttacAGATGTATTAGCCcttctcctctatggtgtcatgctttctcctaaaatgttaagaacctcgtcgattatgccgctatgaatgcatttgtgggagacaaagagcgctgtgagaatctagtcagtgccatcctggctgaagtttatgggacccttaatcgttgttacgaacttaaagggggaaagatgttatgttgtctaccagtgttttatttgtggttcatttcccgtgagactggagacgcctAAAATTCCCTATACCCCATGGACGAGTTATTGcagtatataatcgattacaaggacactgtaaacgattacccgagataaaattggattttgtacagaaagtccatcacaggtactcagtcaggtgaacatgggtcaccattggaaaaagaagtgacttttaggcacttttgcgcttgtcttaggctgttccttgtgaatTACATGTGAAAAGAGCAAATGAATGagcgcaactttgtgcaagtttaaacgaagaacaagataaatggtgtgtcccttggcagcATAAATCAGACTACATATCATTGCAggaggtatcctaatgtacccctcatgggtattaggtggtgtattaattgcaatcctatgttagcgcaaaaaataatttgagtatcctgagaggatcgctaacgcctgcatctctcgccacattgcagatcatatgaggCATGAATCTTTtgctgaaatatttcatcaagttaaagacactcggggaaatgttgttcgcttcaaaGAAAGGCCCAAGGTCATGGACTGTTAGTggaagtttcccttagccaatgaatcacaTAAAGGGTTAAGACAGTCAAGTTGTAATTCAGATTAATTTCCCCTACCCAACTTGtgagaagaaatttcaaaatgatgagcagTGGGTAGAAGCAGCAGTGACAAAACTAGAAGGAATGTTGGCGTCAACTAAAAAAAGGGGACATAAAAGATTGATGAGTCAGATGAAGGAATATGTCGTTGAAGAAGGACAAGTTACGAAGAGttggaagagaagtctctcacaATTATCTTTCCTCATCAATTAAGTCATTGAAAATGTTCCTAGGCTATTAGCTGATGCTGGGtctgtaatgtcaatcatcaacccgcctaaggggattgaaacattcctcaattgctacaagaaactgatcagacaaatgaagaatgtgatgactaaagcctgcgatggttgaccaagaattcctatgtctcgcattttggagatttctgaatgatgaatcgccttattgactctgtttcgtgttaatttccaaaattataccggggcaaatattttcacagctttgtagtttctgactagagaatttgaactatgttttcttttcttttcttttttatttttatttttcttttttcttaatttgtttcacaaaaaaaaaatacagctaagcatctaagacaccctaaaggacacgaaccagtggcaaaatcatggagaaccaagtaGAAGTTCAAGAGGGAATGAAGGCCGATATCCGAcagctgaaggaacaaatgagacaGGTCCTAAAGACCCTGGATGCCTTACAAAGTCCTGGATGTTTATGCACACAACGATCACAACAAGGAGTTCCAGAAGcacaaactttcccttcctatggtcttcCCCCGAATTATACTCCACCCTCAGGAGTGGACTCGAGACATCTTGACACTCAAAAGGCCGAAGGTAATGCAGCTGAAGTAGAAGACGAGCCTGGGGCAACCACTTTTACAATTCCTAGGCAGACGATCCAACTAGGTATTGAGAGCATGATAATGAAAAAGAACCTGAGACGAAGTCTCCATCTTGTGTCATTACACCAGCAGATTTTAAGGACGATAAGAGCAGATTAGAAGTCCCTGAGAAGAGGTTGAGAGCCATAGAGGGtgaaggaagttttgaatttggagatgcTAAAAAACTATGTTTGGTTCCTGACGTGGTGATACCTCCAAAGTTCATGTTGCCAGAGTTTGAGAAATATCGGGGAAATACTTGCCCGAGGGGCCACATAAGCATGTACTGCAGGAAAATGGCAGCTTATGCCCACgatgaaaaacttttgattcactTCTTCCAAGAAAGTTTAATTGACGAAACTCTAACTTGGTACATGCGCTTAGATACTACTCACATCTACTCATGGAAGCATCTGGTTGAGACATTCCTAAGGCAGTATGGATATGATAAAGATTTGACACCTGACAGAGCACAATTGCAGAACATGGTGAAGAAAGAATCTGAATCATTCAGAGAATATGCCCAAAGGTGGAGAGAGATAGATGCTCAAGTAGAACCGAGTCTGAACGACAAGGAGATGACTACCACGTTTTCGAGTACTCTACAACCACCATTTTATGAGCACATGTTAAGCATCTCAGTCTCCTCAAGTTTTACTGACATAGTAGTAATTGGAGAGAGGGTTGAGAGTGGCATAAGAAATGGAAAATTTGCACTAGGCCCAGAGCTAGTAGCAAGTTTAAATGAGTATGATCCTAGACGTGAGAAAGGCAAAGAACGAAGAgctaattcacattttattgCCTGTCCTCAAATGTCGCATTCCTATGGGTCTAGTCGAGCAACTGAACGAAGAAATTACAATCGTGATGAGAAGGGCGTCAACTTCACTCCTATCCCCATGACCTATACAGAGCTACTACCAGATCTTCTCCGCAGAAACCTCATAAAGATTTGTCCAACTAGGCCTATATGACCTCCGTATCCAAGGAGCTATGACATAAATGCCAGGTGTGATTATCATGGAGGGACGTGTGGACATTCAACTGAAGCATGCAAGGCTCTAAAACGTAAAGTGCAATCTTTGATTGATTcaggatgtttaaagtttgaagaaagttaATCCAGCACTGTGGCAAGACGTAAGTTCACCTCTACAAATGCCATGGACGAGTGAAGATGACTCTCGGATTATTTGGGAAAGCATAAGTTATTGTAAAAGTCggaactgatgttgttttgctcGAGCTTTAATGAGGTTTATGCTCATTGATGTCACGCTTTCATCCATGAACTGTTAATGTAAACTTTCATTActtggtatctccaaggtttactggaaatcGTATCCTAATAGggtgtcaaaaaaaaaaattaataacaaaaaaaaaattgaagaaatcctGAGTCATTTGTCTTCTTGCAGATtgtcaaactcttgtttttcgaaaatagaaaaaaataatcaaaggcAAAGTTACAGTGTCATACTCTTCCGAGGTCAAATGTCtaataaacaataacaatttGATGCTTTCTCTCGAGACGTTTGTGCGCATGGTGCTTGAAAAATATCACCCTTCAAAAATAGAAGATTCCTCCCAACAATATTGCCAATGCCCTAGGTAACAAAGTAAACCTTCACCCCGGGGCAAATTGGTTTGGCCAGAAGTTTTCTCGCTTGCGCTAGTAGGTTGATCCTTAAacccattgaaaaaaaaaggggaGAATAGGTCACTTAGATTCAGAAACCCGAAAGggtgatataaaaaaaaaaggggggaGGGGGAGGTGagagatgaaaatgaataatgtctCAGGAAGAGAGGATTTCCTT from the Vigna angularis cultivar LongXiaoDou No.4 chromosome 3, ASM1680809v1, whole genome shotgun sequence genome contains:
- the LOC128195732 gene encoding uncharacterized protein LOC128195732; translation: MENQVEVQEGMKADIRQLKEQMRQVLKTLDALQSPGCLCTQRSQQGVPEAQTFPSYGLPPNYTPPSGVDSRHLDTQKAEGNAAEVEDEPGATTFTIPRQTIQLDFKDDKSRLEVPEKRLRAIEGEGSFEFGDAKKLCLVPDVVIPPKFMLPEFEKYRGNTCPRGHISMYCRKMAAYAHDEKLLIHFFQESLIDETLTWYMRLDTTHIYSWKHLVETFLRQYGYDKDLTPDRAQLQNMVKKESESFREYAQRWREIDAQVEPSLNDKEMTTTFSSTLQPPFYEHMLSISVSSSFTDIVVIGERVESGIRNGKFALGPELVASLNEYDPRREKGKERRANSHFIACPQMSHSYGSSRATERRNYNRDEKGVNFTPIPMTYTELLPDLLRRNLIKICPTRPI